In Fusarium oxysporum f. sp. lycopersici 4287 chromosome 2, whole genome shotgun sequence, a genomic segment contains:
- a CDS encoding kinetochore protein NUF2 (At least one base has a quality score < 10), whose product MAYNPRMSIIPTSQQQSRTRKKEEEADAFMRLPDREIVGCITDIGINFTVADLQKPNAAHVQQIFEWFAELLLNATRETVEPAMRAAAEDIVGEYSDVIPPDTRNLMGFYVSLRRLLFECGITDFSFNDLYKPTYDRLVKIFSYLINFVRFRESQTAVIDQYYNKAESTKTRIETLYAENQENEGRLEDMKHNRKAMEAQVREKTMRNEELKKRLLELRRNQERVAARLEEAKQKKGELTAVLEQKTHEKVTLKQESTKLRPYVLQSASDLQENLAELREILNNDKSHIDALDRRARALQTSTDSFSVVSTDVASCIKILDEIAAELAKEEEELARNAKQRDALSERGNNAREVERTETMLKRQLNKWTERTEKLREQSNQKAREAKEKMHELRAVHKQLTEEQTEKGKEMEVRRVRIEQTEKKMLDLKENIENEVHSAHEEYRKMEAHIKLYIAEMEQAIA is encoded by the exons ATGGCGTACAATCCGCGAATGAGCATTATTCCAACCTCGCAGCAACAATCGCGGACTCGAaaaaaggaggaagaggcagaTGCTTTTATGCGTCTCCCTGACCGCGAAATCGTTGGCTGCATCACCGACATCGGCATCAACTTCACCGTCGCAGATCTTCAAAAGCCAAATGCAGCACATGTTCAGCAAATCTTTGAGTGGTTCGCCGAACTCCTTCTCAATGCGACGCGTGAGACTGTTGAGCCGGCCATGCGAGCTGCCGCCGAGGATATTGTGGGAGAATACTCGGATGTCATCCCTCCGGACACTCGCAACCTCATGGGCTTTTATGTGTCGCTGCGCAGGCTGTTGTTTGAGTGCGGCATTACCGATTTCAGCTTCAACGACTTGTATAAGCCGACATATGATCGCCTCGTGAAGATTTTCAGTTACCTAATCAATTTTGTTCGATTCCGCGAGTCACAAACGGCTGTTATCGACCAGTACTATAACAAGGCAGAGTCGACAAAGACACGCATTGAGACGCTCTATGCCGAGAACCAGGAGAATGAGGGTCGTCTGGAAGATATGAAACACAACCGCAAAGCCATGGAGGCGCAAGTCCGAGAAAAGACAATGAGGAacgaggagctcaagaagagacTGCTAGAGCTTCGACGGAACCAGGAAAGGGTTGCTGCACGGCTGGAAGAGgccaagcagaagaagggcgAGCTCACTGCAGTGTTGGAACAAAAGACCCACGAAAAGGTTACCTTGAAACAGGAAAGCACAAAACTGCGACCTTATGTGCTCCAGAGCGCCTCAGATCTTCAGGAGAACTTGGCCGAGCTGCGTGAAATTCTCAACAACGATAAATCACACATCGACGCATTGGACCGAAGAGCACGAGCCCTGCAGACCTCAACGGATTCATTCTCAGTCGTCTCAACAGATGTTGCATCATGCATAAAGATCCTCGACGAGATCGCTGCAGAGCTggccaaggaagaggaagaactAGCACGTAATGCAAAGCAGCGTGATGCCCTCTCAGAGCGCGGTAACAACGCGCGTGAAGTCGAGCGCACCGAGACTATGCTGAAACGTCAGTTGAACAAGTGGACAGAGAGGACAGAGAAACTCCGCGAGCAGAGCAACCAGAAGGCGAGGGaggcgaaggagaagatgcatGAGCTCCGGGCAGTGCACAAGCAGCTCACTGAGGAACAGActgagaagggcaaggagatggaggttCGACGTGTCAGAATCGAGCAGACTGAGAAAAAG ATGCTTGACTTGAAGGAGAATATTGAGAATGAGGTTCATAGTGCGCATGAAGAGTACCGCAAGATGGAGGCACACATCAAGCTGTACATTGCTGAGATGGAGCAGGCTATTGCTTAA
- a CDS encoding 3-hydroxyisobutyrate dehydrogenase, with translation MAKNLQSKLKPSDKVSIFDINPESMKGLETEMKAASTGAQVELAASAFDASKDADTIITVLPEPQHVKGVYESVITSSLPKKDRVFIDCSTIDPSTSRQVAKTVSSAGQGTFVDAPMSGGVVGATAGTLTFMLGASPDLIPRLEPVLLLMGKKVLHCGDQGAGLSAKLANNYLLALNNIATAEAMNLGMQWGLDPKKLAGVINVSTGRCWPSEVNNPVAGVVETAPANRDYRGGFGISLMKKDLRLAMVAAEEAGARMELAKTAFAVYEAAEKEEKCKGRDFSVVYRYLGGKEEQS, from the exons ATGGCAAAGAACCTCCAGTCAAAGTTGAAACCGTCAGACAAGGTGTCCATCTTTGATATCAACCCTGAATCTATGAAGGGTCTAGAAACAGAGATGAAGGCTGCTTCGACGGGAGCTCAAGTTGAATTGGCAGCCAGCGCATTCGATGCCTCCAAAGATGCT GACACAATCATCACTGTACTCCCAGAGCCTCAGCACGTCAAAGGTGTATACGAATCCGTCATCACATCATCTCTCCCCAAAAAGGACCGTGTGTTTATCGATTGTTCAACCATTGACCCTTCAACATCCCGCCAGGTCGCCAAGACTGTGTCTTCTGCTGGGCAAGGCACATTCGTTGATGCGCCCATGTCTGGAGGTGTTGTAGGCGCCACTGCTGGAACATTGACCTTTATGCTCGGTGCTTCACCTGATCTCATTCCTCGTCTCGAGCctgtccttctcctcatgGGAAAGAAAGTGCTTCATTGCGGTGATCAAGGCGCAGGTCTATCCGCCAAGTTGGCCAACAACTACCTCCTGGCTCTGAACAACATTGCTACCGCAGAAGCCATGAACTTGGGCATGCAATGGGGTCTGGATCCTAAGAAACTGGCTGGTGTTATCAATGTCAGCACAGGACGATGCTGGCCCAGTGAGGTCAACAACCCCGTCGCCGGTGTTGTTGAGACAGCGCCAGCCAACAGAGATTACAGAGGAGGATTCGGTATAtctctgatgaagaaggatctGAGACTGGCTATGGTcgctgctgaggaggctgGTGCGAGAATGGAGTTGGCAAAGACGGCGTTTGCAGTTTATGAAGCTGCtgaaaaggaggagaagtGCAAGGGACGGGACTTTTCTGTTGTGTACCGATATTTGGGCGGTAAGGAGGAGCAGTCATAA
- a CDS encoding serine/threonine-protein phosphatase, whose translation MRESNVVHVKAPITVVGDIHGQFFDLIEIFRIGGYCPDTNYLFLGDYVDRGMFSVETISLLVCLKLRYPNRVHLIRGNHESRGVTQSYGFYTECSRKYGNANVWHYFTDMFDFLTLSVVINDQIFCVHGGLSPSIHSIDQIKIIDRFREIPHEGPMADLVWSDPDPERDEFSLSPRGAGYTFGAQVVKKFLAVNNMSHILRAHQLCQEGFQVLYDDRLSTVWSAPNYCYRCGNMASVLEVSDTGERFFNVFAAAPENDVHKDLQPGNEKSADGNALPDYFL comes from the exons atgCGCGAGTCCAACGTCGTCCATGTTAAAGCGCCCATCACCGTCGTTGGAGATATCCACGGCCAGTTCTTCGACCTAATCGAGATTTTCCGCATCGGCGGCTACTGTCCCGACACAAACTATTTGTTCCTTG GAGACTACGTCGATCGTGGCATGTTCAGTGTCGAAACAATATCCCTACTCGTTTGCTTGAAACTACGGTACCCTAATCGCGTACATCTTATTCGAGGAAATCATGAGTCGCGCGGTGTGACGCAGTCATATGGCTTCTATACAGAGTGCTCGCGCAAATATGGTAATGCCAATGTGTGGCACTACTTTACAGACATGTTCGACTTTTTAACTTTGAGCGTTGTGATCAACGACCAAATATTTTGCGTCCACGGAG GCCTTTCCCCTTCTATCCATTCCATCGACCAGATCAAAATTATAGACCGTTTCCGCGAGATCCCCCATGAAGGCCCCATGGCCGATCTCGTCTGGTCTGATCCTGACCCGGAGCGTGACGAATTCTCCCTTTCACCCCGCGGCGCGGGGTACACTTTTGGAGCACAGGTTGTTAAGAAATTCCTGGCTGTCAACAACATGTCGCATATCCTCCGCGCCCACCAGCTCTGTCAGGAGGGCTTCCAGGTCCTTTACGACGACCGTCTCAGCACTGTCTGGAGTGCGCCCAACTACTGCTACCGTTGTGGAAACATGGCCAGTGTTCTTGAAGTGAGTGACACGGGTGAGCGTTTCTTCAACGTTTTTGCGGCCGCGCCCGAGAACGATGTCCATAAGGACCTTCAACCCGGAAACGAAAAGTCTGCCGACGGTAACGCCTTGCCAGACTACTTCTTATAG
- a CDS encoding serine/threonine-protein phosphatase has translation MPGLPSSVDLDECISRLYNKELLAESVIEAVCAKTKELLMRESNVVHVKAPITVVGDIHGQFFDLIEIFRIGGYCPDTNYLFLGDYVDRGMFSVETISLLVCLKLRYPNRVHLIRGNHESRGVTQSYGFYTECSRKYGNANVWHYFTDMFDFLTLSVVINDQIFCVHGGLSPSIHSIDQIKIIDRFREIPHEGPMADLVWSDPDPERDEFSLSPRGAGYTFGAQVVKKFLAVNNMSHILRAHQLCQEGFQVLYDDRLSTVWSAPNYCYRCGNMASVLEVSDTGERFFNVFAAAPENDVHKDLQPGNEKSADGNALPDYFL, from the exons ATGCCTGGGCTACCTT CATCCGTCGATCTCGACGAGTGCATCTCGCGCTTGTACAACAAGGAGTTGCTAGCCGAGTCTGTCATCGAAGCAGTCTGCGCCAAGAcgaaagaacttcttatgCGCGAGTCCAACGTCGTCCATGTTAAAGCGCCCATCACCGTCGTTGGAGATATCCACGGCCAGTTCTTCGACCTAATCGAGATTTTCCGCATCGGCGGCTACTGTCCCGACACAAACTATTTGTTCCTTG GAGACTACGTCGATCGTGGCATGTTCAGTGTCGAAACAATATCCCTACTCGTTTGCTTGAAACTACGGTACCCTAATCGCGTACATCTTATTCGAGGAAATCATGAGTCGCGCGGTGTGACGCAGTCATATGGCTTCTATACAGAGTGCTCGCGCAAATATGGTAATGCCAATGTGTGGCACTACTTTACAGACATGTTCGACTTTTTAACTTTGAGCGTTGTGATCAACGACCAAATATTTTGCGTCCACGGAG GCCTTTCCCCTTCTATCCATTCCATCGACCAGATCAAAATTATAGACCGTTTCCGCGAGATCCCCCATGAAGGCCCCATGGCCGATCTCGTCTGGTCTGATCCTGACCCGGAGCGTGACGAATTCTCCCTTTCACCCCGCGGCGCGGGGTACACTTTTGGAGCACAGGTTGTTAAGAAATTCCTGGCTGTCAACAACATGTCGCATATCCTCCGCGCCCACCAGCTCTGTCAGGAGGGCTTCCAGGTCCTTTACGACGACCGTCTCAGCACTGTCTGGAGTGCGCCCAACTACTGCTACCGTTGTGGAAACATGGCCAGTGTTCTTGAAGTGAGTGACACGGGTGAGCGTTTCTTCAACGTTTTTGCGGCCGCGCCCGAGAACGATGTCCATAAGGACCTTCAACCCGGAAACGAAAAGTCTGCCGACGGTAACGCCTTGCCAGACTACTTCTTATAG
- a CDS encoding 3-hydroxyisobutyrate dehydrogenase, with the protein MRPSTRLGSLMLRRGFASSARRLDNYGFIGLGQMGYQMAKNLQSKLKPSDKVSIFDINPESMKGLETEMKAASTGAQVELAASAFDASKDADTIITVLPEPQHVKGVYESVITSSLPKKDRVFIDCSTIDPSTSRQVAKTVSSAGQGTFVDAPMSGGVVGATAGTLTFMLGASPDLIPRLEPVLLLMGKKVLHCGDQGAGLSAKLANNYLLALNNIATAEAMNLGMQWGLDPKKLAGVINVSTGRCWPSEVNNPVAGVVETAPANRDYRGGFGISLMKKDLRLAMVAAEEAGARMELAKTAFAVYEAAEKEEKCKGRDFSVVYRYLGGKEEQS; encoded by the exons ATGAGACCTTCAACGCGGCTTGGAAGCTTGATGCTTCGTCGCGGTTTCGCCAGTTCGGCACGACGACTAGACAATTACGGCTTCATCGGTCTAGGACAAATG GGTTATCAAATGGCAAAGAACCTCCAGTCAAAGTTGAAACCGTCAGACAAGGTGTCCATCTTTGATATCAACCCTGAATCTATGAAGGGTCTAGAAACAGAGATGAAGGCTGCTTCGACGGGAGCTCAAGTTGAATTGGCAGCCAGCGCATTCGATGCCTCCAAAGATGCT GACACAATCATCACTGTACTCCCAGAGCCTCAGCACGTCAAAGGTGTATACGAATCCGTCATCACATCATCTCTCCCCAAAAAGGACCGTGTGTTTATCGATTGTTCAACCATTGACCCTTCAACATCCCGCCAGGTCGCCAAGACTGTGTCTTCTGCTGGGCAAGGCACATTCGTTGATGCGCCCATGTCTGGAGGTGTTGTAGGCGCCACTGCTGGAACATTGACCTTTATGCTCGGTGCTTCACCTGATCTCATTCCTCGTCTCGAGCctgtccttctcctcatgGGAAAGAAAGTGCTTCATTGCGGTGATCAAGGCGCAGGTCTATCCGCCAAGTTGGCCAACAACTACCTCCTGGCTCTGAACAACATTGCTACCGCAGAAGCCATGAACTTGGGCATGCAATGGGGTCTGGATCCTAAGAAACTGGCTGGTGTTATCAATGTCAGCACAGGACGATGCTGGCCCAGTGAGGTCAACAACCCCGTCGCCGGTGTTGTTGAGACAGCGCCAGCCAACAGAGATTACAGAGGAGGATTCGGTATAtctctgatgaagaaggatctGAGACTGGCTATGGTcgctgctgaggaggctgGTGCGAGAATGGAGTTGGCAAAGACGGCGTTTGCAGTTTATGAAGCTGCtgaaaaggaggagaagtGCAAGGGACGGGACTTTTCTGTTGTGTACCGATATTTGGGCGGTAAGGAGGAGCAGTCATAA